The following proteins come from a genomic window of Micromonospora zamorensis:
- a CDS encoding ABC transporter ATP-binding protein, which produces MSENILEVNDLVKHYPVTQGVVFRKTVGQVKAVDGVSFGLRAGETLGVVGESGCGKSTLARVLMNLEKPTAGSVVYKGQDTSKLSGAALRRLRRQIQLVMQDPYTSLNPRMTVGDLLGEPFEIHPEVAPKGSRRAKVRELLDLVGLNPEHINRYPHQFSGGQRQRIGIARALALRPEIIVCDEPVSALDVSIQAQVMNLLEQLQGEFGLSYVFIAHDLSVVRHLSDRVAVMYLGKIVEIGTEDEIYERPTHPYTQALLSAVPVPDPTQRNNKTIIRLTGDVPSPISPPSGCRFRTRCWKAQDVCAEQVPLLEIRRDSDHPSACHFAERRQIVATHEA; this is translated from the coding sequence GTGTCTGAGAACATCCTCGAGGTCAACGACCTGGTCAAGCACTACCCCGTCACGCAGGGTGTGGTGTTCAGGAAGACCGTCGGCCAGGTCAAGGCGGTCGACGGGGTCTCGTTCGGTCTGCGCGCCGGTGAGACGCTCGGTGTGGTCGGCGAGTCCGGCTGCGGCAAGTCGACGCTCGCCCGGGTGCTGATGAACCTGGAGAAGCCGACCGCCGGCAGCGTGGTCTACAAGGGCCAGGACACCTCCAAGCTGTCCGGTGCGGCGCTGCGACGCCTCCGCCGGCAGATCCAGCTGGTCATGCAGGACCCGTACACCTCGCTGAACCCGCGGATGACCGTCGGTGACCTGCTCGGTGAACCGTTCGAGATCCACCCGGAGGTGGCGCCGAAGGGCAGCCGCCGGGCCAAGGTCCGCGAACTGCTCGACCTGGTCGGGCTCAACCCGGAGCACATCAACCGGTACCCGCACCAGTTCTCCGGTGGTCAGCGCCAGCGCATCGGCATCGCCCGCGCGCTCGCGCTGCGGCCCGAGATCATCGTCTGCGACGAGCCGGTGTCGGCGCTGGACGTCTCCATCCAGGCTCAGGTGATGAACCTGCTGGAGCAGCTCCAGGGCGAGTTCGGGCTGTCGTACGTCTTCATCGCGCACGACCTGTCGGTGGTCCGCCACCTCTCGGACCGGGTTGCGGTGATGTACCTCGGCAAGATCGTCGAGATCGGCACCGAGGACGAGATCTACGAGCGGCCGACGCACCCGTACACCCAGGCTCTGCTCTCCGCGGTGCCGGTGCCGGACCCGACGCAGCGGAACAACAAGACGATCATCCGGCTCACGGGTGACGTGCCGTCGCCGATCAGCCCGCCCTCGGGCTGCCGGTTCCGGACCCGCTGCTGGAAGGCGCAGGACGTCTGCGCCGAGCAGGTCCCGCTGCTGGAGATCCGACGGGACTCGGACCACCCGAGCGCCTGCCACTTCGCGGAGCGGCGCCAGATCGTCGCCACCCACGAGGCGTGA
- a CDS encoding ABC transporter ATP-binding protein: MSDILVSEQSAPGPGGSGRPSGRLLEVDDLRVEFRTRDGVAKVINGVTYHVDAGETLAVLGESGSGKSVTAQTIMGILDTPPGFVTGGQVRFHGKDMLRMSDEERRRIRGEGIAMIFQDALSALNPVFTVGFQIAEQFRVRRGMGRAEAKKRAIDMLDQVKIPNAKSRFNNYPHQFSGGMRQRAMIAMSLALDPEVLIADEPTTALDVTVQAQIMDLLAELQRERQMGMILITHDLGVVADVADRIAVMYAGRIVEEANVYDLYAKPAHPYTIGLIESIPRLDEKGQQLRTIKGLPPNLMNIPPGCPFNPRCPMAQPVCREKIPPLLQVGRDRASACHFAEELVNRV; this comes from the coding sequence GTGTCCGACATTCTCGTGTCCGAGCAGTCCGCGCCGGGACCCGGCGGGTCCGGACGTCCCTCCGGCCGGCTGCTCGAGGTCGACGACCTGCGGGTGGAGTTCCGCACCCGGGACGGCGTCGCAAAGGTCATCAACGGGGTCACGTACCACGTCGACGCGGGGGAGACCCTCGCCGTGCTCGGCGAGTCCGGCTCCGGTAAGAGCGTCACGGCGCAGACCATCATGGGCATCCTCGACACGCCGCCCGGCTTCGTCACCGGTGGCCAGGTCCGCTTCCACGGCAAGGACATGCTCCGCATGTCCGACGAGGAGCGCCGCCGCATCCGCGGCGAGGGCATCGCGATGATCTTCCAGGACGCGCTCTCCGCGCTGAACCCCGTCTTCACCGTCGGGTTCCAGATCGCCGAGCAGTTCCGGGTCCGGCGGGGCATGGGTCGCGCGGAGGCCAAGAAGCGCGCGATCGACATGCTCGACCAGGTCAAGATCCCGAACGCCAAGAGCCGGTTCAACAACTACCCGCACCAGTTCTCCGGCGGTATGCGGCAGCGCGCGATGATCGCGATGTCGTTGGCGCTCGACCCGGAGGTGCTGATCGCGGACGAGCCGACCACCGCTCTCGACGTGACAGTGCAGGCCCAGATCATGGACCTGCTCGCCGAGCTTCAGCGTGAGCGGCAGATGGGCATGATCCTGATCACCCACGACCTCGGCGTGGTCGCCGACGTCGCGGACCGGATCGCGGTCATGTATGCGGGCCGGATCGTCGAGGAAGCCAACGTGTACGACCTGTACGCCAAGCCGGCGCACCCGTACACCATCGGTCTGATCGAATCGATCCCGCGCCTGGACGAGAAGGGGCAGCAGCTCCGGACGATCAAGGGCCTCCCGCCGAACCTGATGAACATCCCGCCGGGCTGCCCGTTCAACCCGCGCTGCCCGATGGCTCAGCCGGTGTGCCGGGAGAAGATCCCGCCGCTGCTGCAGGTCGGCCGCGACCGGGCCAGCGCCTGCCACTTCGCCGAGGAGCTGGTGAACCGTGTCTGA